A DNA window from Luteolibacter luteus contains the following coding sequences:
- a CDS encoding DnaJ C-terminal domain-containing protein yields the protein MAVKFRDYYEVLGVTRDASQDEIRKAFRKLARTHHPDVAKDKANAEEKFKEINEAYEVLGDEEKRKKYDQLGRNWQQGGDFGHGGGGGGYEFWQTGGGEEEGGSYHFEGTGFSDFFENFFGSRRSHGGFTSRGASARSNTPRKGRDIESEILVSLDEVMNGSERRLAIQPAQGSTGEKQSVTIRIPRGITEGQMIRAAGLGEPGVAGGTPGDLFLRVHLERHPDFRVDGHDLYYELRLAPWEAVLGATVPVRTPHGTMHIKVPAGAESGTEFRLRGKGLPRGKDGGYGDLFAVAEIVTPTSATEEEALHWKALSETSKFNPR from the coding sequence ATGGCCGTGAAATTCCGAGATTACTATGAAGTCCTGGGCGTCACTCGAGACGCCAGCCAGGACGAAATCCGCAAAGCGTTCCGCAAACTCGCCCGCACGCACCATCCCGATGTCGCGAAGGACAAGGCGAACGCCGAGGAGAAATTCAAAGAAATCAACGAAGCCTACGAGGTCCTGGGCGACGAGGAGAAGCGGAAGAAATATGACCAGCTAGGCCGGAACTGGCAGCAAGGTGGCGATTTCGGCCACGGCGGCGGAGGCGGCGGATACGAATTCTGGCAAACGGGTGGCGGCGAAGAGGAAGGCGGCTCCTATCACTTCGAGGGAACCGGTTTCAGTGACTTCTTCGAAAACTTTTTCGGCAGCCGCCGGTCGCACGGAGGATTTACCAGCCGTGGTGCGAGCGCACGTAGCAATACCCCGCGCAAAGGCCGGGACATCGAGTCCGAGATCCTTGTAAGCTTGGATGAGGTGATGAACGGCTCCGAACGCCGGCTGGCGATCCAGCCTGCGCAAGGCAGTACCGGCGAGAAGCAGAGCGTGACGATCCGTATCCCGCGCGGGATCACGGAAGGACAAATGATCCGCGCTGCAGGCCTTGGTGAACCAGGCGTGGCCGGAGGAACGCCGGGCGACCTTTTCCTGCGGGTCCATTTGGAGCGTCACCCGGATTTCCGGGTAGACGGCCACGATCTCTACTACGAACTACGCCTTGCCCCTTGGGAGGCGGTTCTAGGGGCCACAGTTCCCGTACGGACACCGCACGGGACGATGCATATCAAGGTTCCCGCCGGGGCGGAATCCGGCACGGAATTCCGTCTGCGCGGCAAGGGACTGCCCCGGGGCAAAGATGGCGGCTACGGCGATCTCTTCGCGGTGGCTGAGATCGTCACGCCGACCTCCGCAACAGAGGAAGAAGCGCTCCACTGGAAGGCGCTGTCGGAGACTTCGAAATTCAACCCGCGATGA
- a CDS encoding chaperone modulator CbpM, with protein MSRSTESLSISPAATGADEIFDLDAAAELSGMHPEMILEFCRAHVVALRHQEDSPQFDNRGIHRLRLIETLRHDRGMSLRSIRFVVELMERLDTAETELRTLRERVR; from the coding sequence ATGAGCCGTTCCACAGAGTCTTTGTCCATTTCTCCCGCGGCCACGGGCGCGGATGAGATCTTCGATCTAGATGCCGCGGCAGAGCTCAGCGGAATGCATCCTGAGATGATCCTGGAGTTCTGCCGGGCCCATGTGGTGGCCCTTCGTCATCAGGAGGACAGTCCCCAATTCGACAATCGCGGGATTCATCGCCTCAGATTGATCGAGACCTTACGCCATGACCGGGGGATGAGCCTGCGCTCGATCCGCTTCGTGGTGGAACTGATGGAGCGGCTGGATACTGCGGAAACCGAGCTTCGCACGCTTCGGGAAAGGGTGAGGTAA
- the cysE gene encoding serine O-acetyltransferase, translated as MRMEAKQHTGEGGGSAKVVRLCQSAENDVASVWEWIREDAVGVMGREPQLRPLLEDVVLKQPCLGAALGVRLARKLAREDMSREELGPLLAGILRGDDHLVAAAARDLRAIVDRDPACDSPLHPLLFFKGFMAISTYRVSHHLWQHGRKELALYFQSLASEVFAVDIHPAARIGCGILLDHATSFVVGETAIIEDNVSILHEVTLGGTGKETGDRHPIVRSGVLLGAGAKILGRVELGEGAKVGAGSVVLTDVRPHTTVAGVPAVVVGVSREDAPALEMDQRLGCRGHEEEAVLHFSI; from the coding sequence ATGCGCATGGAGGCAAAGCAGCATACGGGCGAGGGTGGCGGAAGCGCGAAGGTTGTTCGCCTTTGTCAATCCGCAGAAAATGACGTCGCCAGCGTGTGGGAATGGATCCGGGAAGACGCCGTCGGAGTCATGGGCAGGGAGCCGCAATTGCGCCCCCTGTTGGAAGATGTCGTCTTGAAGCAACCTTGTCTGGGAGCCGCGCTTGGCGTCCGCTTGGCGCGCAAGCTCGCCCGGGAGGATATGAGCCGCGAGGAGCTAGGGCCGCTCCTGGCCGGAATTTTGCGGGGAGACGATCATCTGGTCGCAGCCGCCGCGCGGGATCTACGCGCCATCGTGGACCGGGACCCCGCCTGCGATTCGCCGCTCCACCCGCTTCTGTTCTTCAAGGGCTTCATGGCTATTTCCACCTACCGTGTTTCCCACCATCTGTGGCAACATGGACGGAAGGAGCTGGCCCTTTATTTCCAGAGCCTCGCTAGCGAGGTTTTCGCCGTGGATATTCACCCGGCGGCCCGTATCGGCTGTGGGATACTGCTCGACCACGCGACCAGCTTCGTTGTCGGGGAGACGGCGATCATCGAGGACAATGTCTCCATTCTCCATGAGGTCACCCTAGGTGGCACCGGGAAGGAAACCGGTGATCGCCATCCGATCGTCCGCTCAGGCGTCTTGCTCGGCGCGGGAGCGAAGATTCTCGGTCGTGTCGAACTCGGTGAAGGGGCAAAGGTTGGTGCGGGGAGCGTGGTTCTCACCGATGTGCGACCCCATACCACTGTAGCGGGCGTGCCTGCCGTGGTGGTTGGTGTTAGCCGTGAGGACGCCCCGGCTCTCGAGATGGATCAGCGCCTCGGCTGCCGCGGCCATGAGGAAGAGGCGGTGCTCCACTTCAGCATCTGA
- a CDS encoding RrF2 family transcriptional regulator, with translation MRISQKLDYACRAMAQLAKRHDGRTITRLDELAQREAVSANFLVQILNDLRRAGLVESRRGKSGGYLLARKPDTIHLKEIVEAVEPSLLSFSTHTEGESGATVRAAWEKIAQELRDQLERVTLPQLAEKTEAPMFYI, from the coding sequence ATGCGCATTTCCCAAAAGCTCGACTATGCGTGCCGCGCGATGGCCCAACTGGCCAAGCGTCACGACGGGCGAACCATTACACGGCTGGACGAGTTGGCGCAACGGGAAGCCGTGTCGGCAAACTTTTTAGTTCAGATTCTCAATGACTTGCGCCGTGCCGGATTGGTGGAAAGTCGGCGTGGAAAGAGCGGCGGCTACCTCTTAGCTCGCAAACCGGATACCATCCACCTGAAGGAGATCGTGGAAGCGGTGGAGCCATCGCTCCTCTCCTTCTCCACGCATACCGAAGGTGAAAGCGGGGCAACCGTGCGTGCGGCATGGGAAAAGATCGCTCAGGAGCTGAGAGACCAACTGGAACGGGTGACCCTGCCGCAACTGGCGGAAAAGACCGAGGCTCCAATGTTCTACATCTGA
- a CDS encoding GNAT family N-acetyltransferase produces MAIEIRRIAGQEITRYLTDAARLRISVFREYPYLYEGDEAAEQEYLASYAACPRSVFVLALDGDRVVGVSTGLPMVDADESFQAPFAGNGESPENWFYFGESVLDPAYRGQGIGHRFFDERERHAHGLGFRCTCFCSVIRPADHPLMPPGYRSHDVFWTKRGYAKQANYKACFSWKQVDTSGETENELVFWTRET; encoded by the coding sequence ATGGCCATCGAAATCCGCCGCATCGCGGGGCAGGAAATCACCCGCTATCTAACGGATGCTGCCCGCCTGAGGATCTCCGTCTTCCGCGAATATCCCTACCTCTACGAGGGTGATGAAGCGGCAGAGCAAGAGTATCTAGCAAGCTACGCCGCTTGCCCGCGCAGCGTCTTCGTGCTGGCGCTTGATGGGGATCGCGTCGTTGGCGTTTCCACCGGGTTGCCGATGGTCGATGCGGACGAGTCCTTCCAAGCGCCTTTCGCCGGCAATGGCGAGTCGCCGGAGAACTGGTTTTACTTTGGTGAGTCGGTGCTTGATCCAGCCTATCGTGGCCAAGGGATTGGCCACCGATTCTTCGATGAACGCGAACGACACGCTCATGGGCTTGGCTTTCGATGCACTTGCTTTTGTTCGGTCATCCGTCCCGCGGACCATCCCTTGATGCCCCCCGGCTACCGCTCGCACGATGTCTTCTGGACAAAGCGCGGCTACGCCAAGCAGGCGAACTACAAAGCCTGCTTTTCTTGGAAGCAGGTCGACACTTCGGGTGAAACGGAGAACGAGCTCGTTTTCTGGACGCGTGAAACGTGA
- a CDS encoding S1C family serine protease yields MALSEMQAEAGCLRSSGRELPAEVFVDPVSRLVVFHVSGPAERALPLAPSASKVVGTELHVKGVGAGKATGWVKQLNGKMLPLSLLKVDYSSSVPRAGTPLTDANGAVIAIAHQTTGAHSGYALPVDVVKRVLEDVQGAGRVSRGWIGLKLLPQSTVPEVTNVQEGSPSATAGVKSGDVLLEVGSRRLADYADAVNAFYYLRPGVATPVRVKRGAQELSISVTPVEKK; encoded by the coding sequence GTGGCGCTTTCCGAAATGCAGGCGGAGGCGGGTTGTCTCCGCTCTTCGGGGCGCGAACTACCTGCAGAGGTCTTTGTCGATCCTGTCTCGCGCTTGGTTGTGTTCCATGTCTCGGGGCCTGCCGAGCGAGCCTTGCCCCTTGCTCCATCGGCCTCAAAGGTCGTCGGCACCGAGCTTCATGTGAAGGGAGTCGGAGCTGGCAAAGCAACTGGCTGGGTGAAGCAGTTGAATGGCAAAATGCTCCCGCTTTCCCTGTTGAAAGTGGACTACTCGTCCAGCGTGCCGCGTGCGGGGACGCCACTTACGGATGCCAACGGTGCTGTCATCGCCATCGCACACCAGACCACCGGTGCGCACAGCGGTTACGCGCTTCCCGTGGACGTGGTTAAGCGTGTGCTTGAGGATGTTCAGGGAGCGGGCAGGGTCTCGCGCGGCTGGATCGGTCTGAAGCTCTTGCCGCAGTCCACCGTTCCAGAGGTGACCAACGTTCAGGAAGGCTCTCCTTCCGCGACTGCAGGAGTGAAATCCGGGGATGTGCTGTTAGAAGTCGGTAGCCGACGGCTTGCGGACTACGCGGATGCGGTGAATGCCTTCTATTACCTGCGTCCTGGGGTCGCCACTCCCGTGCGGGTAAAGCGAGGCGCTCAGGAGCTGTCTATCAGCGTTACGCCGGTGGAGAAGAAGTGA
- a CDS encoding sigma-70 family RNA polymerase sigma factor, whose translation MPDDPLQPDPDEDLVTRARNGDTRAFDALILKYGEKLYGLVYNMTAHKEDTNDLLQDIFAKAYHSLPRFRGQASFYTWIYQIAVNMTLNFLKKRKRRSGLSLNELDSAVQQDPALVDSSHMANPEKQSKLHELQKRLNEAMLSLSEAHRTVVTMFDIQGMPHAEIARILKTSEGTVRSRLHYAHLHLQSKLQDYWE comes from the coding sequence ATGCCGGATGATCCCCTCCAGCCGGATCCGGACGAAGACCTTGTGACGCGTGCCCGCAATGGCGACACGCGCGCGTTCGACGCCCTGATTCTCAAATATGGCGAAAAGCTGTACGGTCTTGTCTACAACATGACCGCGCACAAGGAGGATACGAACGATCTCCTGCAGGATATTTTCGCAAAAGCTTACCATTCGCTGCCCCGCTTCCGTGGCCAAGCCAGCTTTTACACGTGGATCTATCAGATTGCCGTGAACATGACCTTGAACTTCCTCAAGAAGCGGAAGCGTCGGTCGGGATTAAGCCTCAATGAATTGGATTCCGCCGTGCAGCAGGATCCGGCCCTCGTGGACTCCAGTCACATGGCAAACCCCGAGAAGCAGAGCAAACTCCACGAGCTTCAGAAAAGATTGAACGAAGCGATGCTCTCCCTGTCAGAAGCGCATAGAACCGTGGTGACGATGTTCGACATCCAAGGCATGCCGCATGCAGAAATCGCACGAATCCTCAAGACCTCCGAAGGAACCGTGCGTTCGCGCTTGCACTATGCTCACCTCCACCTGCAGTCGAAGCTGCAGGATTACTGGGAGTGA
- a CDS encoding DUF6268 family outer membrane beta-barrel protein translates to MTKSLSLLTASFSFLAGPALAGSPAPITTTTSESSVSEANPLSFFDAFRVSAYGNFGMEFDNSAVELDAYQAELHTFLSKPLTFGDFSLLPTFRYEGTFLRYDGNTPFFPVGDEELHSLELPLYLIHMTQGSPWIYGAWIQPSLSTDFDHIDSDDIFLDLAVGVGYKFSNRLYVGVGAAGFDLFGNESLIPGAGFIWMPTDDIMVRLIGATFVAEWQASQDWKFGIDVRSAGGVWNIDDKNQSRTLDFTSYRAGIHAQRRLVDTWWLEGGAGFTFANEINLRTPDGLGLYESSLGDLDEGVYGYLALRKAVW, encoded by the coding sequence ATGACCAAAAGCCTCTCGCTCCTTACCGCATCGTTCTCTTTCTTGGCCGGCCCTGCCCTTGCCGGCTCCCCTGCCCCGATCACTACGACCACATCCGAGAGCAGCGTCTCCGAGGCAAATCCGCTGAGCTTCTTCGATGCCTTCCGGGTAAGCGCCTACGGAAACTTTGGGATGGAGTTCGACAACAGCGCGGTGGAGCTGGATGCCTATCAGGCGGAGCTCCACACCTTTCTTAGCAAGCCCCTCACCTTCGGCGATTTCTCCTTGCTGCCGACCTTCCGCTATGAAGGCACCTTCCTCCGCTACGATGGGAATACCCCTTTCTTCCCTGTGGGTGATGAAGAGCTGCACTCCTTGGAGCTGCCGCTTTACCTGATCCACATGACGCAGGGCTCTCCATGGATTTACGGCGCATGGATCCAACCTTCGCTCTCGACCGACTTCGACCACATCGATAGCGACGACATCTTCCTCGATCTGGCCGTGGGTGTCGGCTACAAGTTTAGCAACCGGCTCTATGTGGGCGTCGGGGCTGCGGGCTTCGATTTGTTTGGCAACGAATCATTGATCCCCGGCGCAGGCTTCATCTGGATGCCTACCGATGACATCATGGTCCGCTTGATCGGGGCGACCTTCGTGGCCGAATGGCAGGCGTCGCAGGATTGGAAGTTCGGCATCGATGTGCGCTCCGCCGGCGGCGTTTGGAATATCGACGACAAGAATCAATCGCGGACCCTGGACTTCACCTCCTATCGCGCAGGAATCCACGCCCAGCGTCGCCTGGTGGACACTTGGTGGCTGGAGGGTGGTGCCGGCTTCACTTTCGCAAACGAGATCAACCTCCGGACCCCGGACGGACTGGGCTTGTATGAAAGCAGCTTGGGAGATCTGGACGAGGGCGTTTACGGCTACCTCGCACTGCGGAAGGCGGTGTGGTAA
- a CDS encoding SET domain-containing protein, translating into MSKTGKNTMGKNSKKLSEEAGLYKKLKQLWERAQSDLCEVRGSKIHGRGVYATQSISSGTKIIEYVGELIDKEESERRAWAQHAKAQETGDAAVYIFTLTSKLDIDGNVPWNTARLINHSCDPNCEAWIDGKRIFIHALSDIKEGDELTFDYAFDVECYEDHPCLCGKPGCVGYIVSREQWPELKKKLEEKKAAGKKK; encoded by the coding sequence ATGAGCAAGACCGGAAAAAACACCATGGGCAAGAACTCGAAGAAGCTCTCGGAAGAAGCCGGTTTGTACAAGAAATTGAAGCAGCTCTGGGAGCGTGCCCAGAGCGATCTCTGCGAGGTGCGTGGTTCGAAAATTCACGGACGCGGCGTCTATGCCACGCAGAGCATTTCCTCCGGCACCAAGATCATCGAATACGTCGGTGAGCTGATCGACAAGGAAGAGAGCGAGCGCCGCGCCTGGGCACAGCATGCGAAGGCTCAGGAAACCGGTGATGCTGCCGTTTACATCTTCACGCTGACCAGCAAACTGGATATCGATGGCAATGTGCCTTGGAACACGGCGCGTCTGATCAATCATTCTTGTGATCCGAATTGCGAGGCATGGATCGACGGCAAGCGTATCTTCATTCACGCGCTCTCCGACATCAAGGAAGGGGACGAGCTCACCTTCGACTATGCCTTCGATGTCGAGTGCTACGAAGATCATCCCTGCCTTTGCGGGAAACCCGGCTGTGTCGGCTATATTGTCAGCCGTGAGCAGTGGCCCGAGCTAAAGAAAAAGCTCGAGGAGAAGAAAGCCGCAGGGAAGAAGAAGTAA
- a CDS encoding Lrp/AsnC family transcriptional regulator has product MKLDSIDHRILRVLQKKGRIQNLELAKEVGLSPSPCLRRVRLLEEAGIIRGYAALLDAPKIGLKLTVFARVWLTGQDVETTDHFVQQVIQLPQVVECHLMAGDCDFILRIVAADLDAYRQFQVEHLGRIKGVKSIKTEIPMQECKLSSELPL; this is encoded by the coding sequence ATGAAACTAGATTCCATCGATCACCGGATTCTTCGGGTGCTTCAAAAGAAGGGTAGGATCCAGAATTTGGAGCTAGCGAAGGAAGTCGGCCTCTCGCCCTCGCCTTGCCTGCGCCGCGTCCGTCTTTTGGAGGAGGCGGGAATCATCCGTGGCTATGCTGCTCTGCTCGACGCTCCAAAGATCGGGCTCAAGCTTACCGTCTTCGCCCGCGTGTGGTTGACCGGGCAAGATGTGGAGACCACGGATCACTTCGTCCAGCAAGTGATCCAGCTCCCCCAGGTGGTGGAGTGCCATCTCATGGCAGGTGACTGCGATTTCATCCTGCGGATCGTGGCTGCGGATCTCGACGCCTACCGTCAGTTTCAAGTCGAACACCTGGGCCGGATCAAGGGGGTGAAAAGCATCAAGACCGAGATCCCGATGCAGGAGTGCAAGCTCTCCTCCGAGCTTCCGCTGTGA
- a CDS encoding AzlC family ABC transporter permease, translated as MEPENVIGHPVEVGARNPALRSEFRRGVLASTPVMLGFVPFALVLGAQASRKGFAPVEVPLMTGLNFGGGSEFAVVQLWSSPPHMLLIMAVTFLINSRHLLMGAALTPYLKDLPRRKALLALFFMCDESWAMGLANAKRRAALGIPAFSLPYYMGASLGLYFTWVCFTFLGALLGPVMGNLESYGLDMAFPAVFLVLLKGMWSGPRAARPWLVSLVAGVIACLLLPGAWYVVVGSAAGALSACIWGMKK; from the coding sequence ATGGAACCTGAGAATGTGATAGGGCATCCCGTCGAGGTGGGGGCCCGGAATCCCGCACTCCGATCGGAATTCCGCCGGGGCGTGCTCGCGTCCACGCCGGTGATGCTCGGCTTCGTGCCCTTCGCTCTGGTTTTAGGAGCACAAGCCTCGCGAAAGGGATTCGCTCCCGTTGAGGTGCCCCTGATGACCGGCTTGAATTTCGGTGGTGGCTCGGAGTTCGCAGTCGTGCAGCTCTGGTCTTCCCCTCCTCACATGCTGCTGATCATGGCGGTCACCTTCTTGATCAATAGCCGTCATCTCCTGATGGGAGCGGCACTGACTCCCTACCTGAAGGACCTGCCGCGACGGAAGGCTCTGCTAGCACTCTTCTTCATGTGTGACGAGAGCTGGGCGATGGGTCTGGCCAATGCAAAACGCCGTGCGGCCTTGGGGATACCGGCCTTCAGCTTGCCTTACTACATGGGTGCATCGCTCGGACTCTACTTCACTTGGGTCTGCTTCACCTTCTTGGGAGCACTTCTAGGCCCGGTGATGGGCAACTTGGAAAGCTACGGTTTGGACATGGCCTTCCCCGCAGTCTTCCTAGTGCTGCTCAAGGGAATGTGGAGCGGTCCCCGGGCCGCTCGACCGTGGCTCGTGAGTCTGGTCGCCGGTGTCATCGCCTGCCTCCTTCTACCGGGCGCTTGGTATGTCGTGGTCGGCTCCGCGGCAGGAGCGCTGTCAGCTTGCATCTGGGGGATGAAAAAATGA
- a CDS encoding AzlD family protein: protein MSTQFFLTILLMALATYLTRIGGYLLLRKHQPSPRVAAILDAAPGCVLISVIAPHFASGHVADLAALGITALAASRLSMLPTVLIGVASAAALRGLL from the coding sequence ATGAGCACTCAATTTTTTCTCACCATTCTCCTGATGGCCTTGGCCACCTACCTGACGCGTATCGGTGGCTATCTTCTCCTCAGGAAGCACCAGCCGAGCCCCCGGGTGGCCGCGATTCTGGACGCGGCTCCGGGATGCGTTCTCATTTCGGTAATCGCTCCGCATTTCGCCTCGGGCCACGTAGCGGATCTAGCGGCTTTGGGGATCACCGCGCTGGCCGCGAGCCGGCTTTCGATGCTGCCCACGGTCCTGATCGGGGTTGCTTCTGCAGCCGCATTGAGAGGGTTGCTCTGA
- a CDS encoding ParB/RepB/Spo0J family partition protein — protein MSKQALGKGLGALIRKQPGAPSPQEAAALGVDGHGKAREVPIDRVVPSPLQPRTHFIDTPLDELMESIRQHGIIQPLIVRPVDGNYELIAGERRWRASKKLGLTTVPVIEREASDRDVLEMALIENLQREDLNAIEEAAGYVRLAKEFSMKQDEIAARVGKSRASVANAMRLLDLHSDVQLLVAQGRLTVGHGKAILSIKDKDAQLLASDQILKKGMNVRAAEKFAQTFDISGGADEGKAKGAASTPAAPDAHLRAIQNKLRDRFATHVAIHHGSKKGKIELEYYGDDDLQRLLDLLGVEDL, from the coding sequence ATGTCGAAACAGGCACTCGGAAAAGGGCTCGGCGCTCTCATCCGCAAACAACCCGGCGCCCCCTCCCCGCAAGAAGCAGCCGCCCTAGGAGTGGACGGCCACGGAAAAGCCCGTGAGGTGCCGATCGACCGCGTGGTTCCAAGTCCCCTGCAGCCTCGTACGCATTTCATCGACACTCCGCTGGACGAACTCATGGAGTCGATCCGGCAGCACGGGATCATTCAACCGTTGATCGTCCGTCCAGTGGACGGAAATTATGAGTTGATTGCCGGTGAACGCCGCTGGAGGGCCTCAAAAAAGCTCGGGCTGACCACCGTGCCCGTGATCGAGCGCGAGGCGTCCGACCGCGACGTGCTGGAAATGGCACTCATCGAGAATCTCCAGCGTGAGGATCTCAATGCGATTGAAGAAGCGGCGGGCTATGTCCGCCTGGCCAAGGAGTTCTCCATGAAGCAGGACGAGATCGCCGCACGGGTGGGCAAGTCCCGCGCCAGCGTGGCGAATGCGATGCGCTTGCTGGATCTGCATTCCGACGTGCAGCTCTTGGTCGCGCAGGGCCGCCTGACCGTGGGTCACGGCAAGGCGATCCTTTCGATCAAGGACAAGGACGCTCAATTGCTGGCGTCCGACCAGATCCTGAAGAAGGGGATGAACGTCCGCGCTGCCGAGAAGTTTGCCCAGACCTTCGATATTTCAGGCGGTGCCGATGAGGGCAAGGCGAAGGGCGCGGCCTCGACACCGGCCGCACCGGACGCGCACCTCCGGGCCATCCAGAACAAGCTGCGTGACCGATTTGCCACTCACGTGGCCATCCATCACGGCTCGAAGAAGGGCAAGATCGAGCTTGAGTATTATGGGGACGACGACCTGCAGCGGCTGCTTGATCTGTTGGGGGTCGAGGATCTTTAG
- a CDS encoding M28 family metallopeptidase, with protein sequence MKRTSLVLLLLLAIAAGAWFFIKKPAEPEAGGRVTFGKLPAGLAEQFSGEKALAQVRAIVDLGPRPPASEGYEKTLKYLEAEYSKLGWITKRQSFTRATPNGPVVFTNLLARHSSSSGDWNKSVPVVIGGHLDSKGMEAFHFVGANDGGSSTGVIMELARVLASDPASAAKVEFVLFDGEEAILTSITESDGLYGSKYYAQDISKRSTWPALGIVLDLVGDSTYDFYYNPEATASIAATVEKAAEASGLGLKRSLTSIIDDHVPLQHTGLPCLHLIGDFMNMPYWHQQGDTMEIIDAEALEKTGRTTLRFLATLEAP encoded by the coding sequence GTGAAACGCACTTCGCTTGTCCTGCTCTTGCTCTTGGCCATTGCGGCAGGGGCGTGGTTCTTTATCAAGAAACCAGCCGAACCCGAAGCGGGCGGACGAGTGACATTCGGGAAACTGCCTGCCGGACTGGCGGAGCAGTTCTCCGGAGAAAAGGCACTGGCACAGGTAAGGGCGATCGTGGATCTGGGCCCTCGCCCGCCGGCGAGCGAAGGCTATGAGAAAACCCTGAAGTACCTCGAAGCCGAATACTCGAAGCTGGGTTGGATCACCAAACGCCAATCCTTTACCCGCGCCACGCCAAATGGTCCTGTAGTTTTCACGAACCTGCTGGCCCGTCATTCTTCTTCCTCGGGTGATTGGAACAAGTCCGTGCCGGTAGTGATCGGAGGACACTTGGACAGCAAGGGAATGGAGGCCTTCCATTTCGTGGGTGCTAATGACGGTGGCTCCTCGACCGGAGTGATCATGGAATTGGCCCGGGTGCTCGCCTCCGATCCTGCCTCCGCCGCGAAAGTGGAGTTCGTGCTTTTTGACGGGGAGGAAGCCATCCTTACCTCCATCACCGAGTCCGACGGACTCTACGGCAGCAAGTACTACGCTCAGGATATTTCCAAGCGTAGCACATGGCCAGCCCTGGGCATCGTACTCGATCTGGTGGGTGATTCCACTTACGACTTCTATTACAATCCTGAGGCGACGGCATCCATCGCTGCCACGGTGGAGAAGGCGGCCGAAGCCAGCGGCCTCGGGTTGAAGCGCTCGCTTACGTCAATCATCGACGACCACGTCCCGCTGCAGCACACCGGCCTCCCCTGCCTCCACCTGATCGGGGACTTCATGAACATGCCCTACTGGCATCAGCAGGGAGACACGATGGAGATCATCGATGCCGAAGCACTCGAGAAAACCGGTCGCACGACGCTGCGTTTCCTCGCAACGCTTGAGGCTCCTTGA
- a CDS encoding ECF-type sigma factor translates to MSSFEVSGLPEDILPMIYSQLRRMAAARMGAAGAGQTLQPTALVHEAWLRLSANRGERAWNDPSHFCAAAAEAMRHILIDRARQRSRIKRWGDQERVPMAEAEQEATGDDEKTLLIDEALERLKTIDPVRAKIVLLRFFGGLSNQEIAQEMSLSERSVERQWSYARAWLYREIRPRL, encoded by the coding sequence ATGTCGTCCTTTGAAGTGTCCGGATTGCCCGAGGACATTCTCCCGATGATCTATTCGCAGCTGCGCCGCATGGCGGCAGCACGTATGGGTGCCGCCGGCGCTGGCCAGACCCTTCAACCCACAGCTCTGGTACATGAGGCATGGCTGCGCCTCTCCGCGAATCGCGGGGAACGTGCTTGGAACGATCCCTCCCACTTTTGCGCGGCGGCTGCGGAAGCGATGCGGCATATCCTTATTGATCGCGCCCGCCAGCGATCCCGGATCAAGCGCTGGGGTGATCAAGAACGCGTGCCGATGGCGGAGGCAGAACAAGAAGCCACTGGTGACGATGAAAAGACGCTGCTCATTGACGAGGCGCTCGAGAGACTGAAAACGATTGATCCCGTGCGTGCGAAGATCGTGCTGTTGAGATTCTTCGGGGGGCTCTCGAATCAGGAGATCGCACAGGAAATGTCGCTTTCAGAGCGCAGCGTGGAGCGCCAGTGGAGCTATGCCCGTGCATGGCTTTATCGGGAAATCCGGCCTCGCTTGTAA